Proteins encoded together in one Marinithermus hydrothermalis DSM 14884 window:
- a CDS encoding SPW repeat protein: MKRWQDWGSLVLGIWLVLSPWLLGYSTTPSAFWNALIVGAAVTILSILALSGGQLWEEWTDLVLAVWLILSPWILNFTANTAAFWNAVIVGVLIGVLALWVTRQHPRPA, encoded by the coding sequence ATGAAGCGCTGGCAGGACTGGGGCAGCCTGGTTCTGGGGATTTGGCTTGTGCTCTCCCCGTGGCTCCTCGGCTACAGCACGACCCCCAGCGCCTTCTGGAACGCCCTCATCGTGGGCGCAGCCGTCACGATCCTCTCCATCCTGGCGCTCAGCGGAGGGCAGCTGTGGGAAGAGTGGACCGACCTAGTCCTCGCCGTCTGGCTCATCCTCTCGCCGTGGATCCTCAACTTCACCGCGAACACCGCCGCGTTCTGGAACGCCGTCATCGTAGGCGTCCTCATCGGCGTACTCGCACTTTGGGTGACGCGCCAGCACCCCAGGCCAGCCTAA
- the pyrR gene encoding bifunctional pyr operon transcriptional regulator/uracil phosphoribosyltransferase PyrR, translating to MTFKARILEAPEIRRMLRRIAHEILEKNKGPEDLALVGIHTRGVPLAQRLAESIHTFEGVTVPVGVLDITLYRDDLSEIAHQPKVRETKIPFDIWGKSIVLVDDVLYTGRTARAALDALIDLGRPRRVYLGVLVDRGHRELPIRADFVGKNLPTARTEVVKVKLEETDGEDAVELWEL from the coding sequence GTGACGTTTAAAGCCCGCATCCTGGAAGCGCCCGAGATTCGGCGCATGCTCCGGCGCATCGCGCACGAGATCCTCGAAAAGAACAAAGGCCCTGAGGACCTCGCCCTGGTGGGGATCCACACCCGCGGCGTACCGCTCGCCCAACGCCTTGCCGAATCCATCCACACCTTCGAAGGCGTAACGGTGCCCGTAGGGGTGCTGGACATCACCCTTTACCGCGACGATCTCTCCGAGATCGCCCACCAGCCAAAGGTGCGGGAAACCAAGATCCCCTTCGACATCTGGGGCAAGAGCATCGTCCTGGTGGACGACGTGCTGTACACCGGACGCACCGCCCGCGCTGCCCTCGACGCCTTGATCGATCTTGGACGCCCCCGGCGCGTCTACCTAGGCGTGCTGGTGGACCGCGGGCACCGGGAGCTGCCCATCCGAGCGGACTTCGTGGGCAAGAACCTACCCACCGCCCGCACCGAAGTGGTCAAGGTCAAGCTCGAGGAAACCGACGGGGAGGACGCGGTCGAGCTATGGGAGCTCTAA
- a CDS encoding aspartate carbamoyltransferase catalytic subunit, protein MGALKHLLDFTGWEASQVEDLFETAKLMQEVLERPVKKVPALQGFTVATVFFEPSTRTKISFELAARRMSADVVSFSPGGSSLKKGESYKDTLLTLEAMKVDAYVIRTDAAGVPYQATRWVKGVVINAGDGRRAHPTQALLDAFTLTEALGGLEGKKIAIVGDILHSRVARSDAELFSLLGAEVWAAGPATLLPQTLPGARLTTSLKEALSDADAVIALRLQRERMEAGILPSIPEYVAGYQITPERLAWAKPQAPLLHPGPMNRDVEVDGRLADSENSLVTRQVANGVAVRMAVLYHLLVGRNR, encoded by the coding sequence ATGGGAGCTCTAAAACACCTTCTGGACTTCACCGGCTGGGAAGCCTCCCAGGTGGAGGACCTGTTCGAAACCGCAAAGCTCATGCAAGAAGTCCTGGAGCGCCCGGTTAAAAAGGTGCCTGCGCTTCAGGGGTTCACCGTAGCCACCGTCTTCTTCGAACCCTCCACCCGCACCAAGATCTCCTTCGAACTCGCCGCGCGCCGCATGTCCGCCGACGTGGTGAGCTTCAGCCCCGGCGGCTCGAGCCTCAAAAAAGGCGAGTCCTACAAGGACACGCTCCTCACCCTCGAGGCGATGAAGGTGGACGCGTACGTGATCCGCACGGACGCGGCCGGGGTGCCCTACCAGGCCACCCGCTGGGTGAAGGGTGTGGTCATCAACGCGGGGGACGGCCGCCGCGCCCACCCCACGCAGGCTCTACTGGACGCGTTCACGCTTACCGAAGCGCTCGGCGGCCTCGAGGGTAAGAAGATCGCGATCGTGGGGGATATCCTGCACTCGCGGGTCGCACGCTCTGACGCGGAACTCTTCTCCCTGCTGGGCGCTGAGGTCTGGGCCGCGGGTCCTGCGACGCTGCTTCCCCAGACCCTTCCCGGCGCCCGGCTTACGACGAGCCTTAAGGAGGCCCTGAGCGACGCGGACGCGGTGATCGCCCTTCGACTGCAAAGGGAACGCATGGAAGCTGGTATTCTGCCCTCCATCCCGGAGTACGTGGCGGGCTACCAGATCACGCCGGAGCGCCTGGCCTGGGCCAAACCCCAAGCGCCGTTGCTGCACCCCGGCCCGATGAACCGGGACGTGGAGGTGGACGGGCGCCTCGCGGATTCGGAGAACAGCCTCGTCACGCGCCAAGTAGCGAACGGCGTGGCGGTGCGCATGGCCGTGCTGTACCACCTGCTCGTGGGGAGGAACCGATGA
- a CDS encoding dihydroorotase has translation MKRLIKNATLVDARGNHGKADVLIGEGRILSLSGGDADEAIEADGLMLAPGFFDPHAHLREPGQEVKEDLESGLKAAAKGGYTGVVAMPNTTPPIDTPEAVQALYKRARAIPGARLYVSAALTQGQEGARLTEAGLLKAAGAVLLTDDGHTNEDGGLLALGLRYAASYGLPVAVHAENAGLRRNGVMNEGPVSERLGLPGNPAVAETARIARDLEILRYVQQALEPTGHTPRLHVQHLSTARGLELIRAAKADGLPVTTEVTPHHLTLTDAVLEGMDPIYKVAPPLRTQADVEALIQGLEDGTIDGIGTDHAPHTLAEKEQDLLRAPFGIPNLEVAFPLLFTELVLKRGLKLEVLIARFTDGPRRALGLEPIHLEEGAPADLVLFAPNAERPVDPAHFVSKAKFSPWSGWKLAGWPVATLVEGQVVWRAEA, from the coding sequence ATGAAGCGCCTCATCAAAAACGCAACCCTTGTGGACGCCCGCGGCAACCACGGAAAAGCGGACGTGCTGATCGGTGAAGGCCGTATCCTCTCGCTCTCCGGGGGTGACGCCGACGAGGCCATCGAAGCGGACGGGCTCATGCTCGCGCCGGGTTTCTTCGACCCGCACGCGCACCTGCGCGAGCCTGGCCAGGAGGTCAAGGAGGACCTGGAAAGCGGCCTCAAAGCCGCGGCCAAAGGCGGGTACACCGGCGTGGTCGCCATGCCCAACACCACCCCCCCCATCGACACTCCCGAGGCCGTCCAAGCCCTCTACAAACGGGCTCGAGCCATTCCAGGGGCTCGGCTTTACGTCTCCGCCGCGCTCACCCAGGGCCAGGAGGGCGCCCGCCTCACCGAGGCCGGCCTGCTCAAGGCAGCCGGGGCGGTCCTCCTCACCGACGACGGGCACACCAACGAGGACGGGGGGCTCCTCGCCCTCGGGCTCCGCTACGCGGCGAGCTACGGTCTGCCCGTCGCGGTGCACGCCGAGAACGCGGGGCTTCGCAGGAACGGCGTGATGAACGAAGGCCCGGTCTCGGAACGGCTCGGCCTCCCCGGCAACCCCGCGGTCGCGGAAACCGCGCGCATTGCCCGCGACCTTGAAATCCTGCGCTACGTCCAGCAAGCCCTCGAGCCCACCGGCCACACCCCGCGCCTACACGTCCAGCACCTATCCACCGCGCGGGGCCTCGAGCTGATCCGTGCGGCCAAGGCCGATGGGCTGCCCGTCACGACCGAGGTCACGCCGCACCACCTGACCCTTACGGACGCCGTCCTGGAGGGCATGGACCCGATCTACAAGGTCGCGCCGCCGCTGCGTACCCAGGCGGACGTCGAGGCCCTCATCCAGGGGCTCGAGGACGGCACGATCGACGGCATCGGCACCGACCACGCACCGCACACGCTCGCGGAGAAAGAGCAGGACCTCCTGCGGGCGCCTTTCGGCATCCCCAACCTCGAGGTGGCCTTCCCCTTGCTCTTCACCGAGCTGGTCCTCAAGCGCGGCCTGAAGCTCGAGGTGCTGATCGCGCGTTTCACCGACGGGCCGCGCCGCGCTTTGGGACTCGAACCGATCCACCTGGAGGAAGGCGCTCCCGCGGACCTGGTGCTGTTCGCTCCGAACGCGGAGCGACCGGTGGACCCGGCGCACTTCGTCTCGAAGGCCAAGTTCAGCCCGTGGAGCGGCTGGAAGCTCGCGGGATGGCCGGTCGCGACCCTCGTCGAGGGCCAGGTGGTGTGGCGTGCCGAGGCGTGA
- a CDS encoding dihydroorotate dehydrogenase, translating to MNPLSIDFLGVTFPNPVVTASGTFNFGKEYAHLYPLSRLGAITTKGTSPRPIPGAPPPRVTETPGGMLNAIGLENKGVERYVQDELPWLREQGARVIVNVFGDTPEEFAYVAERVSPFAHLLELNLSCPNVHGAGLPFAHDPQAAAEVVRAVKDATDRPVIVKLSPNAPILPVAEACEAAGVDGFSLINTLLGMRIDLETRRPVLGHKTGGLSGPAVKPVAVRLVYELYRHTDKPILGMGGIRTVEDALEFALAGARMVAVGTATFSDPFAPLKLVEGLERFFAGRTDTWRDWVGAAHR from the coding sequence ATGAACCCGCTCAGCATTGATTTTCTCGGCGTGACCTTTCCCAACCCCGTCGTGACCGCCTCGGGCACCTTCAACTTCGGCAAGGAGTACGCGCACCTCTACCCCCTCTCCCGGCTGGGCGCGATCACCACCAAGGGCACCTCCCCCCGCCCCATCCCCGGCGCGCCGCCGCCGCGCGTGACCGAAACCCCCGGCGGGATGCTGAACGCGATCGGCCTGGAGAACAAAGGGGTTGAGCGGTACGTGCAGGACGAGCTGCCCTGGCTTCGGGAGCAGGGCGCGCGGGTGATCGTCAACGTCTTCGGCGATACCCCCGAGGAGTTCGCCTACGTCGCAGAGCGGGTCAGCCCCTTCGCGCACCTCCTCGAGCTCAACCTCTCCTGCCCGAACGTGCACGGGGCGGGCCTGCCGTTTGCGCACGACCCCCAGGCCGCGGCGGAGGTTGTGCGCGCGGTGAAGGACGCGACGGACCGCCCAGTGATCGTCAAGCTCTCGCCCAACGCGCCCATCCTGCCCGTCGCCGAGGCGTGCGAAGCCGCGGGGGTGGACGGGTTCAGCCTGATCAACACCCTGCTCGGGATGCGGATCGACCTCGAGACCCGCCGTCCCGTGCTCGGCCACAAGACCGGCGGCCTCAGCGGCCCTGCGGTCAAGCCCGTCGCGGTGCGGCTCGTCTACGAACTCTACCGGCACACGGACAAGCCCATCCTCGGCATGGGCGGGATCCGTACGGTGGAGGACGCGCTCGAGTTCGCCCTCGCGGGGGCCCGCATGGTCGCGGTGGGCACCGCGACGTTTAGCGACCCGTTCGCGCCCTTAAAGCTCGTCGAGGGGCTCGAGCGGTTCTTCGCGGGGCGCACGGACACGTGGCGGGACTGGGTGGGCGCCGCGCACCGTTAA
- a CDS encoding DsbA family protein: protein MQRQAFFGVLIIATLFTAGLFVFTRPALPAEDPAAGAHFAVGRPDAPITVVEFANYQCPHCRTHALEVLPRILRDYVETGKVRYVFRDFPFKGAPTYRPVVRAGEAAACAADQGRYLEYHTLLFRAQGQWGRYRGEALDRLFIDYAGQIGLDREAFAACLASGEKERIVLEDLKAAEALNLNSTPTFFIGDKMYRGVLPYEEWQRLLDALLAEK, encoded by the coding sequence ATGCAACGGCAAGCGTTTTTCGGTGTTCTGATCATAGCCACGCTTTTCACCGCAGGGCTTTTTGTGTTTACCCGGCCCGCGCTCCCAGCCGAGGACCCTGCGGCGGGCGCGCACTTCGCGGTGGGGCGTCCCGACGCGCCGATCACGGTCGTGGAGTTCGCCAACTACCAGTGCCCGCACTGCCGCACCCACGCCCTCGAGGTGCTGCCCCGCATCCTGCGGGACTACGTGGAGACCGGCAAGGTACGCTACGTCTTCCGCGACTTCCCCTTTAAAGGCGCGCCGACCTACCGCCCCGTGGTGCGGGCTGGGGAAGCCGCCGCGTGCGCTGCGGACCAGGGACGGTACCTAGAGTACCACACCCTCCTCTTCCGCGCCCAGGGCCAGTGGGGCCGGTACCGCGGGGAGGCGCTGGACCGCCTCTTCATCGACTACGCGGGCCAGATCGGGCTGGATCGGGAAGCGTTCGCGGCCTGCCTCGCGAGCGGTGAGAAGGAACGCATCGTGCTCGAGGACCTAAAGGCTGCGGAGGCCCTCAACCTGAACAGCACCCCCACCTTCTTCATCGGGGACAAGATGTACCGGGGGGTGTTGCCCTACGAGGAATGGCAGCGCCTCCTCGACGCCTTGCTCGCCGAGAAGTAA
- the speE gene encoding polyamine aminopropyltransferase, giving the protein MDYGMYYFEHVTPYETLVRRMERVLASGRTRFQDFFIFESKGFGKVLILDKDVQSTERDEYIYHETLVHPPMLAHPEPKSVLIVGGGEGATLREVLRHPSVERVVMVDIDDQLVEMAKTLLPEWHQGAFEDPRAEVVYDDARKWLETHDDTFDVIIIDLTDPVGEHNPARMLYTVEFYSLVKSRLNPGGVMGMQAGMIMLTHHKAHPVIHRTVREVFRYTRSYKNHIPGFFLDFGFILASESFDPAALSEGTIEARIRERNLPLKHLTAPYLESLFVLPKDLTEAIENETLVSTDANPFYLTPEGEARQAPYPQE; this is encoded by the coding sequence ATGGACTACGGGATGTACTACTTCGAGCACGTGACGCCCTATGAGACGCTGGTTCGCCGGATGGAACGGGTGCTGGCCTCGGGTCGGACGCGGTTCCAGGACTTCTTCATCTTCGAGTCCAAAGGCTTCGGCAAGGTCCTGATCCTGGACAAGGACGTACAATCCACCGAGCGGGACGAGTACATCTACCACGAGACCCTGGTGCACCCCCCCATGCTGGCGCACCCCGAGCCGAAGAGCGTCCTCATCGTGGGGGGTGGCGAGGGGGCCACGCTCCGCGAGGTCCTGCGCCACCCGAGCGTCGAGCGGGTGGTCATGGTGGATATCGACGACCAGCTGGTGGAGATGGCCAAAACCCTCCTGCCCGAGTGGCACCAGGGGGCCTTCGAGGACCCGCGGGCCGAGGTGGTTTACGACGACGCCCGCAAGTGGCTCGAGACCCACGACGACACCTTCGACGTGATCATCATTGACCTGACCGACCCGGTGGGCGAGCACAACCCGGCCCGCATGCTGTACACCGTGGAGTTCTACAGCCTGGTCAAGTCCCGTCTGAACCCGGGCGGCGTGATGGGCATGCAGGCCGGCATGATCATGCTCACCCACCACAAGGCCCACCCCGTGATCCACCGTACGGTGCGGGAGGTCTTCCGGTACACCCGCAGCTACAAGAACCACATCCCAGGGTTCTTCCTCGATTTCGGATTCATCCTCGCTTCTGAGTCCTTCGATCCTGCCGCGCTTTCCGAAGGGACGATCGAGGCCCGCATTCGCGAGCGGAACCTGCCGCTTAAGCACCTGACCGCGCCGTATCTCGAGTCCCTGTTCGTGCTGCCCAAGGACCTCACGGAAGCGATCGAGAACGAGACCCTGGTCTCCACGGACGCGAACCCCTTCTACCTCACCCCCGAAGGGGAGGCCCGGCAGGCCCCGTACCCTCAGGAGTGA
- the speD gene encoding S-adenosylmethionine decarboxylase gives MADVRTGPPGGRWVAEIYGCNVEVIENAKMVEAALRDAVIRLGASPQSTKSVVYKFHPQGLSAAVVSPVAAVMIHTWPEDDASATLDLYFYRGDVNPDEVLEGLARAFGAKRENAFRYWRGGEREVRRRGIPGAKNPEG, from the coding sequence GTGGCGGACGTACGCACTGGACCACCGGGTGGGCGCTGGGTCGCGGAGATCTACGGTTGTAACGTAGAGGTGATCGAAAACGCCAAGATGGTTGAGGCCGCGCTTCGGGACGCGGTCATCCGGCTGGGGGCTTCCCCGCAGAGCACGAAGAGCGTGGTGTACAAGTTCCACCCGCAAGGGCTTTCGGCCGCGGTGGTGAGCCCCGTGGCGGCGGTGATGATCCACACGTGGCCGGAGGACGATGCTTCGGCGACCCTCGACCTGTACTTTTACCGGGGGGACGTGAACCCTGACGAGGTGCTGGAGGGCTTGGCCCGCGCGTTTGGCGCCAAACGCGAGAACGCGTTTCGCTATTGGCGCGGCGGCGAGCGGGAGGTTCGCCGCCGGGGAATCCCAGGCGCGAAGAATCCGGAGGGATGA
- a CDS encoding acetate/propionate family kinase translates to MKVLVLNAGSSSLKFSVTDTRARRHLTRGVVERVGSEDAVLRWNGTHPVRARDHREALEAVLERVDLTGIQAVGHRVVHGGDLTENVRIDARVLERLEAFIPLAPLHNPANLAGIRAAQALFPELPQVGVFDTAFHQTLPPEAYLYAIPYALYEQHGLRRYGFHGTSHRYVAREAARLLERPLEALRLVTLHLGNGASATAIRFGKSVDTSMGFTPLEGLVMGTRSGDLDPGVVLELVKRFGLEETRRILNQESGLKGLSSLSHDLRDLHKARQEGHAGAERALSVYTYRIKKYVGAFAAAMGGLDALVFTGGVGENDPEVRARVVQGLEFLGFVLDPERNQEGGPYLTRPESPAHALVVPTDEELAIALEVAQVLGA, encoded by the coding sequence ATGAAGGTGCTTGTGCTGAACGCCGGCTCCTCGAGCCTTAAGTTCTCCGTGACCGACACGCGCGCCCGCCGCCACCTCACGCGCGGCGTTGTGGAGCGCGTGGGTAGCGAGGACGCTGTCCTCCGCTGGAACGGAACGCACCCGGTCCGCGCGCGGGACCACCGCGAGGCGCTGGAGGCCGTCCTGGAACGCGTGGATCTCACAGGAATCCAGGCCGTGGGGCACCGGGTGGTGCACGGAGGGGACCTCACGGAAAACGTGCGCATCGACGCCAGGGTGCTCGAGCGCCTCGAGGCCTTCATTCCGCTCGCGCCGCTGCACAATCCCGCGAACCTGGCGGGCATCCGCGCGGCTCAGGCTCTTTTCCCGGAGCTGCCGCAGGTGGGGGTGTTCGACACCGCCTTCCACCAGACCCTTCCCCCCGAGGCGTACCTGTACGCGATCCCCTACGCGCTCTACGAGCAACACGGCCTCAGGCGATACGGGTTCCACGGCACCTCACACCGGTACGTGGCCCGAGAGGCGGCACGCCTTCTGGAGCGGCCCCTGGAGGCACTGCGTCTCGTGACCCTGCACCTGGGTAACGGCGCGTCCGCCACCGCCATCCGGTTCGGGAAAAGCGTGGACACCAGCATGGGCTTCACGCCCCTCGAGGGGCTCGTCATGGGCACGCGCAGCGGGGACCTGGATCCCGGGGTGGTCCTCGAGCTCGTGAAGCGCTTCGGTTTAGAGGAAACCCGCCGCATCCTGAACCAAGAAAGCGGCCTCAAGGGGCTTTCCAGCCTGAGCCACGACCTCCGGGACCTCCACAAGGCCCGCCAGGAAGGGCACGCAGGTGCTGAACGAGCGCTTTCGGTGTACACCTACCGCATCAAGAAGTACGTCGGGGCGTTCGCCGCCGCGATGGGGGGGCTGGACGCGCTGGTGTTCACGGGCGGGGTCGGGGAGAACGACCCGGAAGTCCGGGCGCGGGTGGTGCAGGGCCTTGAGTTTTTGGGATTTGTGCTCGACCCCGAGCGCAACCAGGAGGGCGGACCGTACCTCACGCGTCCTGAAAGCCCGGCACACGCTCTGGTCGTACCTACGGATGAGGAGCTCGCGATCGCCCTCGAGGTCGCGCAGGTGCTGGGCGCTTAG
- a CDS encoding ZIP family metal transporter gives MEVSTLTVFAYALVTAVATGLGALPFVRFRSVSRAWLGIANAIAAGLMLAASFGLIYEGIAEDLLRTVLGVLLGLGFILWAHAVLHRYDRLRLGQLNGLDARKALLIVGVMTLHSFTEGVGVGVSFGGGEALGLFITAAIAVHNIPEGIAISLVLVPRGVPWWKAGGWSVFSSLPQPLMAVPAFLLVEVFQPFLPVGLGFAAGAMIWMVFSELLPDALKDAPHDRVATTVTLSVSAMMIFQVLLRP, from the coding sequence GTGGAAGTCTCCACCCTCACGGTATTCGCTTACGCCCTCGTGACCGCTGTGGCGACAGGACTTGGCGCGCTTCCGTTCGTACGTTTCCGTAGCGTGTCGCGCGCCTGGCTGGGCATAGCGAACGCCATCGCCGCAGGGTTAATGCTCGCGGCGAGCTTCGGCCTGATCTATGAAGGCATCGCTGAAGACCTTCTCCGGACGGTCCTCGGTGTCCTCCTCGGTCTTGGGTTTATCCTATGGGCCCACGCCGTCCTCCACCGTTACGACCGATTACGCCTCGGTCAACTCAACGGTCTCGACGCCCGCAAAGCCCTCCTCATCGTCGGGGTGATGACCCTCCACTCCTTCACGGAAGGCGTCGGGGTCGGTGTATCGTTCGGGGGGGGAGAGGCGCTGGGCCTTTTCATCACCGCGGCGATCGCCGTGCACAACATTCCTGAAGGTATCGCGATCAGCCTCGTTCTGGTTCCGCGGGGCGTGCCGTGGTGGAAGGCCGGGGGGTGGAGCGTCTTTTCCAGCCTACCCCAGCCCCTCATGGCCGTCCCCGCGTTCCTCCTGGTCGAGGTATTCCAGCCCTTCCTTCCCGTAGGGCTCGGCTTCGCCGCAGGCGCCATGATCTGGATGGTCTTCTCCGAGCTGCTTCCCGACGCGCTCAAGGACGCCCCACACGACCGGGTGGCCACCACCGTCACCCTCTCGGTCAGCGCGATGATGATCTTCCAGGTGCTGCTGCGCCCCTAA
- a CDS encoding winged helix-turn-helix transcriptional regulator, producing MADVTKFKLVLKAVAHEAGWDILNAVAEGPTRFTQLEQATRVSPRTLSERLKELTELGLIERTAYPEVPPRVEYTLTPLGQRVLEALKHLAKAVG from the coding sequence ATGGCGGACGTAACCAAGTTCAAACTCGTGCTTAAGGCGGTGGCCCACGAGGCGGGATGGGACATCCTAAACGCGGTAGCCGAGGGCCCCACGCGCTTCACCCAGCTCGAGCAGGCCACCCGGGTGAGTCCGCGCACCCTCTCGGAGCGATTAAAGGAGTTAACCGAGCTAGGGTTGATCGAGCGGACCGCGTATCCGGAGGTGCCCCCGCGCGTGGAGTATACGCTCACCCCGTTGGGGCAGCGGGTGCTGGAGGCCTTGAAGCACCTAGCGAAGGCCGTAGGATAG
- a CDS encoding acyl-CoA mutase large subunit family protein, which produces MSGLYETLPEDYREKLGRPGEYPFTRGVYPRMYLDRLWTMRQYAGFGSAEETNARFRYLLSQGQTGLSVAFDLPTQLGLDPDHPLAVGEVGRVGVSIASIEDMKRLFEGIPLDQVTTSMTINAPAMMLLALYLLVAEEQGVPWDKVGGTIQNDILKEYIARGTYIYPPRPSMRLITDIFEYCAQHVPRWNTISISGYHIREAGSTAAQEIAFTLANGMAYVRAAIERGLDVDQFAPRLSFFFAAHNDILEEVAKFRAARRMWARIMKETFGAKNKKSWMLRFHTQTGGSTLTAQEPLNNVVRTAYQALAAVLGGTQSLHTNAYDEALGLPTEKSALIALRTQQILAYESGVTKAVDPLGGSFYLEHLTDKLEAEAQAYLDEIEKLGGAVAAVEAGYVQKEIEEAAWRFQQEVESQERIIVGVNKFTSATHEPVPVHKIDPEVDRRRAAEIRAFRENRDGQSVQNALEALRAAARGTDNLFPYVLEAFRRRATLGEVCGVLREEWGEYQPGY; this is translated from the coding sequence CTGAGCGGCCTGTACGAAACCCTCCCCGAGGACTACCGGGAAAAGCTCGGCCGACCCGGCGAGTACCCCTTCACCCGCGGTGTCTACCCCCGCATGTACCTGGATCGCCTCTGGACCATGCGCCAGTACGCCGGCTTCGGGTCCGCCGAGGAAACCAACGCCCGCTTCAGATACCTGCTCTCCCAAGGCCAGACCGGCCTCTCCGTAGCCTTCGACCTCCCCACCCAGCTGGGGCTGGACCCCGACCACCCCCTGGCCGTCGGCGAGGTCGGCCGCGTCGGGGTCTCCATCGCCTCCATCGAGGACATGAAGCGCCTCTTTGAGGGGATCCCCCTCGACCAAGTCACGACCAGCATGACGATCAACGCCCCGGCGATGATGCTCCTCGCGCTCTACCTGCTGGTCGCTGAGGAGCAAGGCGTCCCCTGGGACAAGGTCGGCGGCACCATCCAAAACGACATCCTCAAGGAGTACATCGCCCGCGGCACCTACATCTACCCCCCGCGCCCCTCGATGCGCCTCATCACCGACATCTTCGAGTACTGCGCCCAGCACGTCCCCCGCTGGAACACGATCTCCATCAGCGGCTACCACATCCGCGAGGCGGGCTCGACCGCGGCCCAGGAGATCGCCTTCACCCTGGCCAACGGCATGGCCTACGTGCGCGCCGCCATCGAACGCGGCCTCGACGTGGACCAGTTCGCGCCCCGGCTTTCCTTCTTCTTCGCCGCGCACAACGACATCCTCGAGGAGGTCGCCAAGTTCCGCGCCGCCCGGCGCATGTGGGCCCGCATCATGAAGGAAACCTTCGGGGCGAAGAACAAGAAAAGCTGGATGCTGCGCTTCCACACCCAGACCGGCGGCTCCACCCTCACCGCCCAAGAACCCCTCAACAACGTGGTGCGCACCGCCTACCAGGCCCTCGCTGCGGTCCTGGGCGGCACGCAAAGCCTGCACACCAACGCCTACGACGAAGCCCTCGGCCTCCCCACCGAAAAAAGCGCCCTGATCGCCCTCCGCACGCAACAAATCCTCGCGTACGAGTCCGGCGTCACCAAGGCCGTCGACCCCCTGGGGGGCAGCTTCTACCTCGAGCACCTCACGGACAAGCTCGAGGCGGAAGCCCAGGCGTACCTGGACGAGATCGAAAAGCTGGGCGGCGCCGTAGCCGCCGTCGAGGCCGGGTACGTCCAGAAGGAGATCGAGGAGGCCGCGTGGCGCTTCCAGCAGGAGGTGGAGTCCCAAGAACGCATCATCGTCGGGGTGAACAAGTTCACCTCCGCCACCCACGAGCCCGTCCCCGTACACAAGATCGACCCCGAGGTGGACCGCCGCCGCGCCGCGGAGATCCGGGCCTTCCGCGAAAACCGGGACGGCCAGAGCGTCCAAAACGCCCTCGAGGCCCTCCGCGCGGCCGCCCGCGGCACGGACAACCTCTTCCCCTACGTGCTCGAGGCCTTCCGCCGCCGCGCCACGCTCGGCGAGGTGTGCGGCGTGCTGCGCGAGGAGTGGGGAGAGTACCAGCCCGGTTACTGA
- a CDS encoding nuclear transport factor 2 family protein, with protein sequence MEQEIWDTLHRHLSAIFAGDYATYAETTAPDLAVYEWFVTPHRLDGLEFHRFMIEHDWAGAGQDWRYDLLEPRLQRYGTTAIASYTLLFTIAREHGVEHKTVNETRVLVRFSEGWKVVHVHKSPGASPPHPAP encoded by the coding sequence ATGGAGCAAGAAATCTGGGATACCCTACACCGCCACCTCTCCGCCATCTTCGCGGGGGATTACGCGACCTACGCGGAGACCACCGCGCCGGACCTCGCGGTTTACGAGTGGTTCGTCACCCCGCACCGCCTCGACGGGCTCGAGTTCCACCGCTTCATGATCGAGCACGACTGGGCCGGGGCGGGCCAGGACTGGCGGTACGACCTGCTCGAGCCCCGGCTCCAGCGCTACGGCACCACCGCGATCGCCAGCTACACCCTCCTCTTCACGATCGCTCGCGAGCACGGCGTGGAGCACAAAACCGTGAACGAGACCCGCGTGCTGGTGCGTTTTTCCGAGGGCTGGAAGGTCGTGCACGTCCACAAAAGCCCCGGCGCGTCGCCGCCCCACCCCGCACCTTGA